A genomic window from Sulfurimonas paralvinellae includes:
- a CDS encoding MFS transporter, which produces MASFKALKGQGDAKTLFAAFLYFDFSFMVWTMLGPLATEISQSLAMHGFIMSPSQKATLLSIPILAGALLRILLGFSVDKFGAKKTALMAQTVVISVLFYAFFRGEHISYNELLVVAVGLGFAGASFAVALPQAGQWYPPKLQGVVLGIAGAGNIGVVIDFLFAPKIAEIWGWQAVFLVGGILSTIIFITYIFLAKDAPEEVYTPRPKKLKDYAKLLKDKDTWWFNLFYAVSFGGFVGFAGYMKVYLMNTYQADMSSFGMNVFDEPNVKVIAGYFGALTIFAGAVLRPVGGAVADKLGGVKSLYFFFGTVALLAILNATIVLPFWVAIVVLFLTMANLGMANGAVFQLVPQRFGKDIGIMTGIIGAAGGLGGTALIKTLGWSKGAFDGYAAGFMIFAGVVLVAIIGISLVKTRWRTTWGVAAGGRI; this is translated from the coding sequence ATGGCAAGTTTTAAAGCCCTCAAAGGTCAAGGAGATGCAAAAACACTTTTTGCAGCTTTTTTGTATTTCGATTTTAGTTTTATGGTCTGGACAATGCTCGGACCACTGGCAACAGAGATAAGTCAATCTTTGGCAATGCATGGTTTTATTATGAGTCCTTCACAAAAAGCGACTTTGCTTTCCATACCTATTTTAGCCGGTGCACTTCTTCGTATCTTGCTTGGATTCAGTGTTGATAAATTTGGAGCTAAAAAGACAGCTTTAATGGCACAAACCGTTGTCATCTCGGTTTTATTTTATGCTTTTTTTCGAGGTGAGCACATTTCATACAATGAACTGCTTGTTGTCGCTGTCGGCTTGGGTTTTGCCGGGGCATCGTTTGCTGTTGCACTGCCACAGGCTGGTCAATGGTATCCGCCAAAACTCCAAGGTGTTGTTCTTGGTATCGCCGGAGCCGGTAACATCGGTGTTGTTATCGACTTCCTTTTCGCTCCAAAAATCGCAGAGATATGGGGATGGCAGGCAGTATTTTTAGTTGGCGGTATTTTATCAACAATTATTTTTATAACTTACATCTTTTTAGCTAAAGATGCGCCAGAAGAAGTTTATACACCACGTCCTAAAAAGTTAAAAGATTACGCAAAACTTCTAAAAGATAAAGACACATGGTGGTTCAACCTATTCTATGCAGTAAGTTTCGGTGGTTTTGTAGGATTTGCAGGATATATGAAAGTTTATCTTATGAACACATACCAAGCCGATATGAGCAGTTTTGGTATGAATGTCTTTGATGAACCAAATGTAAAAGTAATCGCAGGTTACTTTGGAGCACTTACTATCTTTGCAGGTGCAGTTTTAAGACCTGTAGGCGGAGCAGTTGCCGATAAACTCGGTGGTGTGAAATCACTCTACTTTTTCTTTGGAACAGTTGCCCTGCTTGCAATCCTCAATGCAACTATTGTTTTACCTTTTTGGGTCGCTATCGTTGTGTTGTTTCTTACAATGGCAAACCTTGGTATGGCAAATGGCGCAGTCTTTCAGCTCGTACCGCAAAGATTTGGTAAAGATATTGGTATAATGACAGGTATCATCGGTGCTGCCGGTGGTCTTGGCGGTACTGCGCTTATTAAAACACTTGGATGGTCCAAAGGTGCATTTGACGGATACGCAGCAGGATTTATGATCTTTGCCGGTGTTGTACTTGTTGCTATCATTGGAATCTCTCTGGTAAAAACAAGATGGAGAACGACCTGGGGTGTTGCAGCCGGCGGACGAATCTAA
- a CDS encoding WD40 repeat domain-containing protein: MRYIVIFFMLLSSLYAQKLLNPLYTYKVTQGLATDVLYNNGSLYISSDSGTVDIYDTKTKKKRKSIKLEKIKDFMGDAIDSKIFTLDFLDQTLLILSQDNGGYSRVNLYKNKKNAQIISSDQKLNIIKAKFIDKDTILLALISNDIISYNIKTKKKNWTTQASMSKFSNFALNNDRSTVAIADESGEVHLIDTKTGNKLKTLSGQNVDNLFGVAFAGDIVLTGGQDRRAGVYNVKNGSAYYKASNFFVYGVGLSPSGKRGAYSCDIDDNVEVFNTATRESLGKYRSTKKVVNSIYFINEHEFFINSSAKTVGYYKVK; encoded by the coding sequence ATGCGTTATATAGTCATTTTTTTTATGCTTCTGTCATCTCTTTATGCACAAAAGCTATTGAATCCGCTTTATACATATAAGGTCACGCAGGGGCTTGCTACAGATGTCCTATACAATAACGGCAGTCTTTATATATCTTCAGACAGCGGTACTGTAGATATCTATGACACAAAAACTAAAAAAAAGAGGAAAAGCATAAAGCTTGAGAAGATAAAAGATTTTATGGGAGATGCAATCGATTCGAAAATTTTTACATTGGATTTTTTGGATCAAACTCTTTTAATCCTTTCACAGGATAATGGCGGTTACAGCCGCGTGAACCTGTACAAAAATAAAAAAAATGCGCAAATCATTTCAAGTGACCAAAAGCTCAATATCATTAAAGCGAAATTTATAGATAAAGACACTATTTTGCTTGCTCTTATCAGTAATGACATTATTTCATACAATATCAAAACAAAAAAGAAGAATTGGACAACACAGGCATCTATGTCGAAGTTTTCCAATTTTGCTCTCAATAATGACAGGTCTACTGTGGCCATTGCAGATGAAAGCGGTGAAGTACATTTGATAGATACGAAAACAGGGAATAAACTAAAAACATTGAGCGGGCAAAATGTAGATAATCTTTTTGGTGTCGCTTTTGCAGGTGATATTGTTTTAACCGGAGGGCAGGACAGACGTGCCGGTGTTTATAATGTTAAAAACGGAAGTGCATACTATAAAGCTTCCAATTTTTTTGTATATGGTGTAGGACTGAGTCCAAGCGGAAAAAGAGGTGCCTACAGCTGTGATATTGATGATAATGTCGAGGTGTTTAATACTGCTACACGAGAGAGTTTAGGAAAATACCGCTCAACAAAGAAAGTTGTCAACAGTATCTATTTTATAAATGAGCATGAATTTTTTATTAACAGCAGTGCGAAAACTGTTGGTTACTATAAAGTCAAATAA
- a CDS encoding chaperone NapD, with protein MNISSIVVQTMPKFLDEVVESLKNCEACDYHLHDEKGRIIVTIEGEDVSEELGKLKVIEAIPHVIAADMQMAYSEDELDANIKVINESDAVPAVLNDADVDIDRVVYHGDLKKKDGELQEFAKDLSNPTGVK; from the coding sequence ATGAATATATCAAGTATAGTAGTACAGACAATGCCGAAATTTTTAGATGAGGTGGTTGAGAGCCTTAAGAATTGTGAAGCGTGTGATTATCATCTACATGATGAAAAGGGTCGTATCATTGTTACTATAGAAGGTGAGGATGTAAGTGAAGAACTTGGAAAACTCAAAGTGATCGAAGCTATTCCTCATGTGATAGCTGCAGATATGCAGATGGCCTATTCCGAAGATGAACTGGATGCAAATATAAAGGTCATCAATGAATCAGATGCTGTTCCGGCTGTTTTAAATGATGCTGACGTTGATATTGACAGAGTCGTTTATCATGGAGATTTAAAGAAAAAAGATGGTGAGCTTCAAGAGTTTGCAAAGGATCTGAGTAATCCTACAGGAGTGAAATAA
- a CDS encoding bifunctional protein-serine/threonine kinase/phosphatase, translated as MASSTLKFSGFSLAKRKELTGDDFYDVKTIGDLTVAIVCDGVGSAVEGAEAAKRTTQHLMNNFKIRPKSWSIEKSIRSFISSINAILYKESQLNYNTPELVTTLTIVVIQGNRLYGANVGDSRVYLYRDHKLNQLSNDHAMDEEGYENVLTQAIGISEEVEPYYFENIVQKDDKVLLCSDGLYNVLDGNTLSKTLQLGNAHAVVKKASTLKDDNLPDDTTAVIIEVLKADELATLRHQKLTIPQKLKKGQIIDGYKLLKPLIQNERTWLVHKKTKDYVLKFAPYEALEDESLLDLFVKETWNAKRLKANFFPKAVIPKTRSMRYYVMQLFHGENLHHYLTHKQLTIDDSVELADTLLKMSQFLLKYDLVHGDVKPQNIMIAKDDDENLRFKIIDFGSITEIFSTDSKAGTPSFLAPERFLGEAISETTEIFAIGVTLYFALSGKYPYGEIEPFQNPTFKEAKKPSTYNKNIPEWLDSVIMRSIAIDKEQRYSHYSEMYYELTHPQKVKPYFIKNAPLIEKSPLVFYKRAFMIMTFVNFLLIYLLLK; from the coding sequence ATGGCATCAAGCACGCTAAAGTTTTCCGGATTTTCACTTGCCAAACGTAAAGAACTGACCGGTGACGATTTTTATGATGTAAAAACCATTGGTGACCTGACAGTCGCCATTGTCTGTGATGGCGTCGGCAGTGCTGTAGAAGGTGCAGAAGCAGCAAAGCGAACGACACAACATTTGATGAACAATTTCAAAATCCGTCCAAAATCCTGGAGTATTGAAAAATCAATTCGTTCATTTATAAGCTCCATCAATGCTATCCTCTACAAAGAATCACAACTAAACTATAACACTCCTGAACTTGTCACGACTTTGACCATAGTTGTCATTCAGGGAAATCGGCTTTATGGTGCCAATGTAGGAGATTCCAGAGTTTATCTCTATAGAGATCATAAACTCAATCAACTCTCTAATGATCATGCAATGGACGAAGAGGGTTATGAAAATGTCCTCACGCAGGCCATCGGCATCTCTGAAGAAGTTGAGCCTTACTACTTTGAGAACATAGTACAAAAAGATGACAAAGTTCTTCTGTGCAGTGATGGTCTTTATAATGTTCTCGACGGCAATACACTGAGTAAAACTCTACAACTCGGCAATGCTCACGCAGTTGTCAAAAAAGCAAGTACATTGAAAGATGACAACTTGCCTGATGATACAACCGCCGTTATCATAGAGGTACTCAAAGCTGACGAACTGGCAACCCTCAGACACCAAAAGCTCACAATACCCCAGAAGCTTAAAAAAGGACAGATCATTGATGGTTATAAGCTTCTCAAACCACTTATTCAAAATGAACGAACCTGGCTTGTTCATAAAAAAACAAAAGATTATGTACTGAAATTTGCTCCTTATGAAGCACTTGAAGATGAATCACTGCTTGATCTTTTTGTAAAAGAAACATGGAATGCAAAACGCCTCAAAGCCAACTTTTTTCCTAAGGCAGTCATTCCAAAGACACGGTCCATGCGCTATTATGTTATGCAGCTTTTTCACGGTGAAAACCTTCATCACTATCTCACGCATAAACAATTAACGATAGATGACAGTGTTGAATTGGCTGATACACTTTTAAAAATGTCACAGTTTTTACTCAAGTATGATCTGGTTCACGGTGATGTAAAACCACAAAACATTATGATAGCTAAAGACGATGATGAAAATCTCAGATTTAAGATTATTGACTTTGGAAGTATTACCGAAATCTTTTCAACAGATTCAAAAGCCGGAACACCAAGCTTTCTTGCACCGGAACGTTTTTTGGGAGAAGCTATCAGTGAAACGACTGAGATTTTTGCTATCGGTGTGACACTCTATTTTGCACTCAGTGGAAAGTACCCTTACGGAGAGATAGAACCATTTCAAAATCCTACCTTCAAAGAAGCTAAAAAACCAAGTACCTATAACAAAAATATTCCGGAATGGCTTGACAGTGTAATTATGCGAAGTATTGCGATTGACAAGGAACAAAGATATTCCCACTACTCTGAAATGTATTATGAGCTCACGCATCCCCAAAAAGTAAAACCCTACTTTATCAAAAATGCGCCGCTTATCGAAAAATCACCGCTTGTTTTTTACAAACGGGCTTTTATGATCATGACTTTTGTAAACTTTCTATTGATCTATCTATTGCTTAAATAA
- the napH gene encoding quinol dehydrogenase ferredoxin subunit NapH translates to MSKLWNNYRYLILRRFVQIGILILFIGANAWGWKILEGNLSSSLLFGVIPMSDPYAVIQMVIAGAVVATDLLIGMAVVALFYFLIGGRAFCSWVCPINMVTDSANYLRRIFDIDRAQLQRQPITRSVRYWVLAISLIVSAFMGIAAFEFISPISMLHRGIVFGMGFGWAAVGLIFLFDLFVLKNGWCGHICPLGGFYSLLGKFSFIRVHHLEENCTLCMKCKVVCPEKQVLHMIGKESIPVLSGECTNCARCIEVCDDDALRFSIRDFIQNKKTGE, encoded by the coding sequence ATGAGTAAGTTATGGAATAATTACAGATACCTTATATTAAGAAGATTTGTGCAGATTGGGATTTTGATTCTTTTTATCGGTGCAAATGCATGGGGATGGAAAATCCTTGAAGGTAATCTCAGTTCATCACTGCTCTTTGGTGTCATTCCAATGAGTGATCCTTATGCTGTTATACAGATGGTCATAGCGGGTGCTGTCGTTGCGACTGATCTGCTCATCGGTATGGCGGTTGTGGCGCTGTTTTATTTTTTAATCGGCGGGCGTGCATTTTGTTCATGGGTATGTCCTATAAATATGGTGACAGACAGTGCAAACTATCTTCGCCGTATTTTTGACATTGACAGAGCACAACTGCAACGTCAACCCATTACAAGAAGTGTCCGATACTGGGTACTTGCAATTAGTCTGATCGTATCGGCTTTTATGGGTATAGCCGCTTTTGAGTTTATCTCGCCAATCTCGATGCTGCATCGCGGTATTGTATTTGGTATGGGATTTGGCTGGGCGGCTGTCGGTTTGATCTTTCTTTTTGATCTGTTCGTTTTAAAAAATGGATGGTGTGGTCATATTTGTCCACTTGGTGGATTCTATTCACTTTTAGGAAAGTTTAGTTTTATTAGAGTACATCATTTAGAAGAGAATTGTACTCTTTGTATGAAGTGTAAAGTGGTTTGCCCTGAAAAGCAGGTGCTTCACATGATAGGTAAAGAGTCAATTCCTGTACTTTCGGGTGAGTGTACAAACTGTGCACGCTGTATCGAAGTATGTGATGATGATGCTTTGAGATTCTCAATAAGAGATTTTATTCAAAATAAAAAAACGGGAGAGTAA
- the napA gene encoding nitrate reductase catalytic subunit NapA: MSLSRREFLKSSAAASAAAAIGMSVPAELEANAGAAESNWRWDKAACRFCGTGCGIMLATTGEGADRKIVAVKGDPAAPVNRGLNCIKGYFNAKIMYGADRLTQPLLRVNDKGEFDKKGKFAPISWKRAYDEMEKHIRIALKESGPEGVGVFASGQYTIMEGYAAQKMMKAGFRSNAIDPNARHCMASAVVGFYQTFGIDEPSGCYDDIELTDTIVTWGSNMAEMHPILWSRVTDRKLSDPDRVKVVNIQTYTHRTCDLGDFNIIFRPNTDLALWNYLAREIVYNHPEAIDWDFIKKNIIFAAGPVNIGYGFRRAGEKSVTPVRPDGSAGKYDAKEMEIYNKEMSKVVSELEGPALEPYGYKAGDTMKNTAGTLKHWEISFEEYKKSLAPYTLDYTAELCKGDPDESLDSFKKKLQDLAALYIEKDRKIVSFWTMGMNQHTRGTWDNTLSYNVHFMLNKQARPGSGAFSLTGQPSACGTAREVGTFAHRLPADLMVKNPKHRAIAEKKWHIPAGTLNPVGNQHIMKIHRDIEDGVVKFAWVNVCNAYQDSANAKHWVKAAREMDNFIVTSDGYPGISAMVSDLILPSAMIYEKWGAYGNAERRSQHWRQQVLPVGNAMSDTWQWVELSKRFTVDDLWGPYTLRNGKKLADVRQKAYDMGYKPDTTMYEILYANDRAKKNYPLALDQFPQKGYDNSECIGDARNVEGSDGKVFKGYGFMIHQYLWEEYASFGRGHGHDLADFVTYHKVRGLKWPVVNGKETAWRFNVNFDPYAAKHAKENGRGSEFAFYGPLAKALPHGNLTGVQDKKKKPLPDKAKIFARPYMDPPEMPDDEYNLWLCTGRVLEHWHSGTMTMRVPELYRAVPEALVYMHPDAAKARGLKDNDLCWVESRRGRVRARVETRGRNRPPKPLVFVPWFDERVFINKVTLDQTCPMSKQTDFKKCAVKIYKA, from the coding sequence ATGTCACTTTCAAGAAGAGAATTTCTTAAAAGTTCAGCGGCAGCATCGGCAGCAGCGGCGATCGGTATGAGTGTACCGGCAGAGCTCGAAGCAAATGCAGGCGCAGCTGAAAGTAATTGGAGATGGGACAAGGCAGCTTGTCGTTTCTGTGGTACGGGATGTGGAATTATGCTGGCAACTACAGGCGAAGGCGCAGATAGAAAGATTGTTGCAGTTAAAGGAGACCCGGCAGCTCCGGTTAATCGTGGTCTAAACTGTATCAAGGGGTATTTTAATGCGAAGATCATGTATGGGGCTGACCGTCTCACGCAACCGCTTCTTCGTGTAAATGATAAGGGTGAGTTTGACAAAAAAGGTAAATTTGCTCCTATTTCATGGAAACGTGCTTATGATGAAATGGAAAAACACATCAGAATCGCACTGAAAGAGAGTGGTCCTGAAGGTGTAGGTGTATTTGCATCTGGTCAATACACTATCATGGAAGGGTATGCTGCTCAAAAGATGATGAAAGCAGGTTTCAGATCAAATGCGATCGATCCAAATGCTCGTCACTGTATGGCATCTGCGGTTGTTGGTTTCTATCAGACTTTTGGTATCGATGAGCCTTCTGGATGTTACGATGATATCGAGCTTACAGATACAATTGTAACTTGGGGTTCAAACATGGCAGAAATGCACCCGATTCTTTGGTCTCGTGTAACTGACAGAAAACTAAGTGATCCAGATCGTGTAAAAGTTGTCAATATTCAGACTTATACACACCGTACTTGTGATTTAGGTGACTTTAACATCATCTTCAGACCAAATACTGACCTTGCACTTTGGAACTACTTAGCGCGTGAGATCGTTTACAATCATCCAGAAGCTATTGATTGGGATTTCATCAAGAAAAACATCATTTTCGCAGCTGGTCCAGTAAACATTGGTTATGGTTTCAGACGTGCTGGTGAAAAATCTGTAACACCTGTAAGACCTGATGGTAGTGCCGGTAAATATGATGCTAAAGAGATGGAAATCTATAATAAAGAGATGAGTAAAGTCGTTTCAGAGCTTGAAGGTCCTGCGTTAGAGCCGTATGGCTATAAAGCTGGCGATACGATGAAAAATACTGCCGGTACTTTAAAACACTGGGAAATCTCTTTTGAAGAGTATAAAAAATCTTTAGCTCCGTATACACTAGACTATACTGCTGAACTTTGTAAAGGTGATCCAGATGAGTCACTTGATAGCTTCAAGAAAAAACTACAGGATTTAGCAGCACTTTACATTGAAAAAGATAGAAAAATCGTTAGTTTCTGGACTATGGGTATGAATCAACATACACGTGGTACATGGGATAATACACTTTCATATAACGTTCACTTCATGCTTAACAAACAAGCGCGTCCAGGTTCAGGTGCATTCTCACTTACTGGTCAACCTTCTGCTTGTGGTACTGCTCGTGAAGTTGGTACATTCGCTCACCGTTTACCGGCTGACTTAATGGTTAAAAACCCTAAACACAGAGCTATCGCTGAGAAAAAATGGCATATTCCTGCTGGAACATTGAACCCTGTAGGTAATCAACACATCATGAAAATCCATAGAGATATTGAAGATGGCGTTGTTAAATTTGCATGGGTAAATGTTTGTAATGCTTACCAAGATTCTGCGAATGCAAAACACTGGGTAAAAGCGGCACGTGAGATGGACAACTTCATCGTAACATCTGACGGTTATCCTGGTATTTCTGCTATGGTATCTGACCTTATCTTGCCATCTGCTATGATCTATGAGAAATGGGGAGCATACGGTAATGCTGAGAGACGTTCACAACACTGGAGACAACAAGTACTTCCTGTAGGAAACGCTATGAGTGATACATGGCAATGGGTTGAACTTTCAAAAAGATTTACTGTTGATGATCTATGGGGACCATATACACTTAGAAACGGTAAAAAACTTGCAGATGTTCGTCAAAAAGCATATGATATGGGTTACAAACCAGATACTACTATGTATGAAATCTTATATGCAAATGATAGAGCTAAGAAAAACTATCCACTCGCATTGGATCAGTTCCCACAAAAAGGGTATGACAACTCTGAATGTATCGGTGATGCCAGAAATGTTGAAGGCAGTGACGGAAAAGTATTTAAAGGATACGGTTTCATGATTCACCAATACTTATGGGAAGAGTATGCTTCATTTGGTCGTGGTCACGGTCATGACTTGGCAGACTTCGTTACTTACCATAAAGTTCGTGGACTTAAATGGCCAGTTGTTAATGGTAAAGAGACTGCATGGAGATTTAACGTAAACTTTGACCCATATGCAGCGAAACATGCAAAAGAAAACGGTAGAGGCAGTGAGTTCGCGTTCTATGGTCCACTCGCAAAAGCACTTCCACATGGAAACTTGACAGGCGTACAAGACAAAAAGAAAAAACCATTACCGGATAAAGCAAAAATCTTTGCTCGCCCATATATGGATCCACCAGAAATGCCGGATGATGAGTACAATCTATGGTTATGTACAGGACGTGTACTTGAACACTGGCACTCAGGAACTATGACTATGCGTGTACCTGAACTCTATCGTGCAGTTCCGGAAGCACTTGTCTATATGCATCCAGATGCAGCGAAAGCTAGAGGCCTCAAAGACAATGACCTATGCTGGGTTGAATCTCGTCGTGGTAGAGTAAGAGCTCGTGTTGAGACTCGTGGACGTAATAGACCTCCAAAACCATTAGTATTCGTACCATGGTTCGATGAGCGTGTATTTATCAATAAAGTGACATTGGATCAAACATGTCCTATGTCAAAACAGACAGACTTTAAAAAATGTGCTGTAAAAATCTATAAAGCATAA
- a CDS encoding nitrate reductase cytochrome c-type subunit, whose protein sequence is MKILTKITIGLAASALLLVGCNSAATGTSAKADKSVTKPTITEANLGYRGTTDLLKEDVVPPAVAYHSAPPGASKRFKRAYQDAPPMIPHSTEGLLPITKNNNACLGCHMPAVAASMGATPIPVSHFTNFRPKTAVKGDEILKNGKAIKNTSSEKLANVSIKVDKDEQHLYAGRYNCSQCHAPQATNDLVDDNHFKPVYTAPDGAEKSSWNQSKWMKDIDTSK, encoded by the coding sequence ATGAAAATTTTAACAAAGATTACGATAGGTTTAGCTGCTTCGGCTCTGCTTCTTGTCGGCTGTAATTCTGCAGCTACAGGAACAAGTGCAAAAGCTGATAAAAGTGTTACAAAACCGACAATTACAGAAGCTAATTTAGGTTACAGAGGTACGACAGATCTTTTAAAAGAGGATGTTGTTCCACCTGCTGTTGCATATCATTCAGCACCTCCGGGAGCTTCAAAACGATTTAAAAGAGCATATCAAGATGCGCCGCCGATGATTCCACACTCAACTGAGGGGTTATTGCCTATCACTAAGAACAACAATGCATGTCTTGGATGCCATATGCCTGCTGTAGCGGCAAGTATGGGTGCAACGCCGATTCCGGTTTCTCACTTTACTAACTTCAGACCGAAAACTGCAGTTAAAGGTGATGAAATTCTTAAAAATGGTAAAGCGATTAAAAATACTTCATCTGAGAAGTTAGCGAATGTATCTATCAAAGTTGATAAAGATGAGCAGCATCTTTATGCCGGTAGATATAACTGTTCACAATGTCATGCTCCGCAAGCTACGAACGACCTAGTAGATGATAACCACTTCAAACCGGTTTACACTGCTCCTGATGGTGCTGAAAAATCATCTTGGAACCAGTCTAAATGGATGAAAGATATCGATACTTCGAAATAA
- a CDS encoding PAS domain-containing protein, with translation MIEYNESEFLVETEVPEDELIISRTNLKGNITYANETFCVISGYHEEDLLGKPHNIVRHPDMPSAAFEDLWSTIKSGKQWVGIVKNMRKDKGFYWVKAIVSGVYKNGELVEYKSLRTPISYETKLKYQRLYDKMRSENNERTRKVIYE, from the coding sequence ATGATTGAATATAATGAGAGTGAGTTTTTGGTCGAAACTGAAGTGCCTGAAGATGAACTTATTATCTCCAGGACAAACTTGAAAGGAAACATTACTTATGCCAATGAGACCTTTTGTGTCATAAGCGGGTATCATGAAGAAGATCTCCTTGGGAAACCACACAATATAGTACGCCATCCAGATATGCCGAGTGCTGCGTTTGAAGATCTGTGGAGTACGATAAAGTCGGGAAAACAGTGGGTTGGAATCGTTAAAAATATGCGTAAAGATAAAGGATTTTACTGGGTGAAAGCCATTGTGTCAGGTGTATACAAAAATGGAGAACTGGTAGAGTATAAATCACTTCGAACACCGATATCTTATGAAACTAAGTTAAAATATCAAAGATTGTATGATAAAATGCGTAGTGAAAACAATGAAAGAACAAGAAAAGTAATTTACGAATAA
- the napG gene encoding ferredoxin-type protein NapG: MSNHSKAKEPLSDRRKFILNMAKGVGYAAVGGFLWSAYLDEAKASPLILRPPAAIPEKDFLKTCIKCGLCVEACPYDTLKLAKPGDHKPMGTPFFTPRDIPCYMCEDIPCVPVCPSGALDESSVTVNGQLDINTADMGLAVIDENSCIAFWGIQCDACYRACPILDKAITIEYDQNKRTGKHAFLKPVVHADACTGCGMCEHACVTEKPAIFILPREVAMGKAGSHYIKGWDKKDEARLKDAHAIHTTTKVSKKKAVDKLNGGLEGLLNE; encoded by the coding sequence TTGAGCAATCATTCAAAAGCGAAAGAGCCTCTCAGCGATAGAAGAAAATTTATTCTTAATATGGCTAAAGGTGTCGGATATGCAGCGGTAGGCGGTTTCTTATGGAGTGCCTATCTCGATGAAGCGAAAGCTTCACCGCTGATTTTGCGTCCACCTGCAGCGATACCGGAGAAAGATTTTCTAAAGACCTGTATCAAATGTGGTTTGTGCGTTGAAGCGTGTCCTTACGATACGCTCAAGCTTGCAAAGCCGGGTGATCATAAACCAATGGGTACACCGTTCTTTACACCGAGAGATATTCCATGCTATATGTGTGAAGATATCCCCTGTGTTCCGGTATGTCCAAGCGGTGCACTTGATGAGTCAAGTGTGACTGTCAATGGTCAGCTTGATATCAATACGGCTGATATGGGACTTGCAGTAATCGATGAGAACAGCTGTATTGCTTTTTGGGGAATTCAATGTGATGCTTGTTATAGAGCTTGTCCAATTCTGGATAAAGCGATAACAATAGAATACGACCAAAATAAAAGAACGGGAAAACATGCCTTTTTGAAACCGGTAGTACATGCTGATGCCTGTACCGGTTGTGGAATGTGTGAGCATGCCTGTGTTACTGAAAAACCTGCTATTTTCATCCTGCCGCGTGAGGTTGCGATGGGGAAAGCAGGAAGTCACTACATCAAAGGTTGGGACAAAAAAGATGAAGCACGGCTAAAAGATGCGCATGCTATCCATACAACGACAAAAGTAAGTAAGAAAAAAGCTGTTGATAAATTAAATGGCGGTCTAGAAGGTTTGCTCAATGAGTAA
- a CDS encoding ferredoxin-type protein NapF: MERRELFSFLSSSVKEAVREQKDEMMIIRPPYYSDVDAFVTECQNCEGECASLCQEQIIVITEDKTPQLVFNSRGCTYCDECAVACPSDVLLVENKHLIEASIVINKNKCLSWQGVMCFSCKDPCLENAIDFKAMFMPEINDKCTNCGFCIGRCPADAIDIKKVS, from the coding sequence ATGGAGAGAAGAGAGCTATTTAGCTTTCTTTCTTCCTCTGTAAAAGAGGCAGTCAGAGAGCAAAAAGATGAAATGATGATAATCAGACCTCCATACTATAGTGATGTGGATGCTTTTGTCACAGAGTGTCAAAACTGCGAAGGGGAATGTGCCTCTTTGTGTCAAGAGCAGATAATAGTCATTACAGAAGATAAAACGCCGCAGCTGGTTTTTAACTCTCGCGGATGCACCTACTGTGATGAATGTGCTGTTGCATGTCCAAGTGATGTGCTTTTGGTTGAAAACAAGCATCTTATTGAAGCGTCGATCGTTATCAACAAAAACAAATGTTTGAGCTGGCAGGGTGTGATGTGTTTTTCATGCAAGGATCCCTGTCTTGAAAATGCCATTGATTTCAAGGCAATGTTTATGCCTGAGATAAATGATAAATGTACGAATTGTGGTTTTTGCATCGGCAGATGTCCTGCTGATGCCATAGATATTAAAAAGGTAAGTTAA